A window of the Oscillospiraceae bacterium genome harbors these coding sequences:
- a CDS encoding peptidoglycan DD-metalloendopeptidase family protein — translation MKKPIAALMLCLLIISSVYISPLSASSATKSSAASGASSTVTSSVTSASSISSSRISSAASGTPSGTSQTSTTQTSSKASSSLSSQIASEDAQTVSDLTSAYEELQKKVEELQKEKEKLASEQKDVSKYLKTLDEQIDKTNDQLNILNDEIDSLNGQLDTLTARITQVENDVTSTLEIFKQRLRAIYMSGHASELELLFSSDNFVDFLTRAEILRRISEYDQKIVNQLIADKTELEGLVVEAETARQNSQNKKATAASKKKQLDTQYDEQEEYLNKLKEDKAAYEAYIKQYQAEMAEAQKEIDAIMAKYADDGAYVGGEFAWPLPGFTKITSPYGQRSSMGDFHTGSDIAGRNAAGDLCYGASVVAANSGTVIAVRNLGSKSYGRYIIIDHGGGCRTLYAHLSKVEVKEGDTVTRGQEIAKAGSTGNSTGAHLHFELWLEGKRVNPMDHLTIPK, via the coding sequence ATGAAAAAGCCGATTGCAGCACTGATGCTTTGTCTATTAATTATTTCATCCGTATATATCTCCCCGCTGTCGGCATCTTCCGCGACCAAATCGTCTGCCGCGTCGGGTGCTTCTTCAACGGTTACTTCGTCCGTGACTTCCGCATCCTCAATCTCCTCGTCGCGGATATCTTCGGCGGCTTCGGGCACACCTTCGGGAACGAGCCAAACCTCGACAACACAGACGTCAAGCAAAGCTTCATCTTCCCTTTCGTCTCAAATCGCTTCTGAGGACGCGCAGACCGTAAGCGATCTGACCAGCGCCTATGAAGAGCTTCAAAAAAAGGTCGAGGAACTTCAAAAAGAAAAAGAAAAGCTTGCCTCCGAGCAAAAAGACGTCTCTAAATACTTAAAAACACTCGACGAGCAGATTGATAAGACCAATGACCAGCTGAACATACTTAATGATGAGATTGACAGTCTCAACGGGCAGCTTGATACATTGACGGCACGCATCACCCAGGTTGAAAATGACGTCACTTCTACTTTGGAGATTTTTAAGCAGCGCCTGCGGGCTATTTATATGTCGGGCCATGCTTCCGAGCTTGAACTGCTGTTCTCCTCCGATAATTTTGTCGACTTTTTGACCCGTGCCGAAATTTTAAGGCGCATCTCCGAATACGACCAAAAAATCGTCAATCAGCTCATCGCTGATAAAACCGAGCTGGAAGGCCTCGTTGTCGAAGCGGAAACCGCCCGCCAAAACAGCCAGAATAAAAAGGCAACCGCTGCTTCCAAAAAGAAACAGCTGGACACCCAATATGACGAACAGGAAGAATATCTGAACAAACTCAAAGAGGATAAAGCGGCTTACGAGGCTTATATCAAGCAGTATCAGGCTGAAATGGCCGAAGCTCAGAAGGAAATCGACGCCATTATGGCCAAGTATGCCGATGACGGCGCTTATGTGGGCGGAGAGTTCGCCTGGCCACTGCCGGGCTTCACCAAAATCACTTCTCCCTATGGGCAGCGGTCCAGCATGGGGGACTTCCATACCGGTTCCGACATCGCGGGCCGGAATGCCGCAGGCGATTTGTGTTACGGTGCCTCGGTCGTCGCAGCCAACAGCGGCACCGTCATCGCGGTGCGAAACCTCGGAAGCAAGAGCTACGGGCGTTATATCATTATTGATCACGGCGGCGGCTGCAGGACCTTATACGCCCACCTGAGCAAAGTGGAGGTAAAAGAGGGCGACACCGTCACCCGCGGGCAGGAGATCGCCAAAGCAGGTTCCACCGGAAATTCCACGGGCGCGCACCTGCACTTCGAACTCTGGCTTGAAGGCAAACGAGTCAATCCGATGGATCACCTGACGATTCCGAAATAA
- the ftsX gene encoding permease-like cell division protein FtsX — MKNKSIGYLLRQGFKNIFSNGLMSFASVSVLFACLLLVGGAFLMYFNIQKGVEYVGSMGEIVLFVEDGADANECSNIQKTLESLPELHDVQFISSTEGLAQLQSEITGGEQLFSMLEGQDILPNSFRVKVKDPNDYERMVKQLSQIFGISDVVANGKIANTLTNISTAIATFGAAVVVVLLVVSVFILINTIKLAMFTRRKEIYIMKMVGATNSFVRLPFFVEAVVLGLFSAIIAYVALRFAYIGLHNYLSELSITPIPWPKVSLTVLGSFLGAGFLVGMLSSSVSIKKYLKA; from the coding sequence ATGAAGAACAAGAGCATCGGTTACCTGCTCAGGCAGGGTTTTAAAAATATATTTTCAAACGGACTGATGTCTTTTGCATCGGTCAGCGTGCTGTTCGCCTGCTTATTGCTGGTGGGCGGCGCGTTTTTGATGTATTTTAATATTCAAAAGGGTGTCGAATATGTCGGAAGCATGGGCGAGATTGTGCTGTTCGTCGAGGACGGCGCTGACGCAAACGAGTGCAGCAATATCCAAAAAACACTCGAATCACTCCCGGAACTGCATGATGTTCAATTTATCTCCAGCACCGAGGGACTTGCGCAGCTCCAATCCGAAATCACCGGAGGGGAGCAGCTCTTTTCGATGCTGGAAGGTCAGGACATCCTGCCGAACTCCTTTAGGGTCAAAGTCAAGGACCCCAACGACTATGAGCGGATGGTCAAGCAATTATCTCAGATATTCGGCATCTCCGACGTTGTCGCAAACGGCAAAATCGCCAACACCCTGACCAATATCAGCACCGCGATCGCCACCTTCGGCGCGGCTGTCGTGGTAGTGCTGCTGGTGGTCTCGGTCTTTATTTTAATCAATACGATCAAGCTGGCGATGTTCACGCGCCGAAAAGAAATTTACATAATGAAGATGGTCGGCGCTACCAATTCGTTTGTACGACTGCCTTTTTTTGTCGAAGCCGTAGTTTTAGGACTGTTCAGCGCAATTATCGCTTATGTGGCGCTGCGTTTTGCCTATATCGGCCTTCATAATTATCTGTCCGAACTCAGCATTACCCCGATTCCGTGGCCGAAGGTCTCTCTGACCGTGTTGGGATCGTTTTTGGGCGCGGGATTTTTAGTCGGAATGCTGTCCAGTTCGGTATCAATTAAAAAATATCTAAAGGCATAG